Proteins found in one Aethina tumida isolate Nest 87 chromosome 1, icAetTumi1.1, whole genome shotgun sequence genomic segment:
- the LOC126266442 gene encoding nestin-like: MKKLNRNGSIKPEKESELTEEQTVESSESSAQKSTAVFKESTETEVIALNSLSEENHSYHQTKVLEENTEEISTTEKGESYGSSGNPHEESKTSENHIPYHTHIGSKEYNMPEETEQVESTTEGELIISSTNPQEKNQTSEKHMLQSTEINLQENTEKINTPEEGESYSSVANLHEETKTSENHFSYDTHITSKEHNMHEETQQGESTAETETAEHIKTVTENVLLTTGINPEKENELTEEQTVESSESSMRKSTVGFKGTTEKEVSTIKSLPEENRSYHQTTMLEENTEEIYITEERESHISSGNPQEESMMPEKHFPYTHITSKKFNMHEETEQVESTAEDETAGHIKTITENELETDSINPEKENELSEEQTIESSESSVQKSTAGLNESTETDVITINSLSEENHSYHQTKVLEENTEEISTTEKGESYGSSGNPHEESKTSENLFPYHTHTGTKEYNMPEETEQVESTTEGELIISSMNPQEENQTSEKHMLQSTEINLPENSEEINTPEEGESYSSSANLHEESKTSENHFRYHTHITSKQYNMHEETQQGESTAEDETAEHIKTTTENELKTTGINPEKESELTEKQTIESSESSMRKSTVGFKQTTEKEVSTINSLPEENRSYHQTTMLEENTVEIYSTEEAESYGSSGYPHEESKTLENHFPYHTHIASDEHNIHEETEQTESTAEGETAEHIKTITENELKTGNINPEKESELTEEQRVESSESSVQNSTAGFNESTETDVITINSLSEENHSYHQTKLLEENTEEINTTEKGESYGSSGNPHEESKTSENHFPYHTHIGSKEYNMPEETEQVESTTEAELIISSMNPQEENQKSEKHMLQSTEINLPENTPEEGESFSSSANLHEESKTSENYFRYHTHITSKEHNMHEETQQGESTAQGETTEHIKTITENKLKTTSKNPEKGSELTEEQTTQSSESTMRKSTVGFKGTIEKEVRTINSLSEENHSYHQTKVLDENTEEINLTEKGESYSSSGNLHEENKTNIICMKKLNRLSQLPEVKLLNILKPLQKMS; this comes from the exons ATGAAGAAACTCAACAGG AATGGTAGTATAAAACCTGAGAAAGAAAGCGAATTGACTGAGGAACAAACAGTTGAATCTTCTGAAAGCTCAGCGCAAAAAAGTACTGCAGTATTTAAAGAAAGTACAGAAACAGAAGTTATTGCTCTTAATTCATTATCTGAAGAAAATCATTCTTACCATCAGACAAAAGTGCTGGAAGAAAATACTGAAGAAATAAGTACAACAGAAAAAGGTGAATCATATGGCAGTAGTGGAAATCCTCATGAAGAAAGTAAGACGTCAGAAAACCATATTCCTTATCATACTCATATTGGGTCTAAGGAATATAATATGCCCGAAGAAACTGAACAGGTTGAGTCAACTACCGAAggtgaattaataataagtagcACGAATCCTCaggaaaaaaatcaaacatcTGAAAAACATATGCTTCAATCTaccgaaattaatttacaagaaaatactgaaaaaataaatacacccGAAGAAGGTGAATCATACAGCAGCGTTGCAAATCTTCATGAAGAAACTAAAACGTCAGAAAACCATTTTAGTTATGATACTCATATTACATCTAAGGAACATAATATGCATGAAGAAACTCAACAAGGTGAGTCAACTGCCGAAACTGAAACTGCTGAACATATTAAAACCGTTACAGAAAATGTGTTACTGACAACTGGTATAAATCCTGAAAAAGAAAACGAATTGACTGAGGAACAAACAGTTGAATCTTCTGAAAGCTCAATGCGAAAAAGTACTGTAGGCTTTAAAGGAACTACAGAAAAGGAAGTTAGTACTATTAAGTCATTACCTGAAGAAAATCGTTCTTACCATCAGACAACAATGTTGGAAGAAAATActgaagaaatatatataaccgAAGAACGTGAATCACATATCAGTAGTGGCAATCCTCAAGAAGAAAGTATGATGCCAGAAAAACATTTTCCTTATACTCATATtacatctaaaaaatttaatatgcatgAAGAAACTGAACAAGTTGAGTCAACTGCCGAAGATGAAACTGCTGGACATATTAAAACCATTACAGAAAATGAGTTAGAGACAGATAGTATAAATCCTGAAAAAGAAAACGAATTGAGTGAGGAACAAACAATTGAATCTTCTGAAAGCTCAGTGCAAAAAAGTACTGCAGGACTTAATGAAAGTACAGAAACAGatgttattactattaattcattatctgAAGAAAATCATTCTTACCATCAGACAAAAGTGCTGGAAGAAAATACTGAAGAAATAAGTACAACAGAAAAAGGTGAATCATATGGCAGTAGTGGAAATCCTCATGAAGAAAGTAAGACGTCAGAAAACCTTTTTCCTTATCATACTCATACTGGAACAAAGGAATATAATATGCCCGAAGAAACTGAACAGGTTGAGTCAACTACTGAAggtgaattaataataagtagcATGAATCCTCAGGAAGAAAATCAAACATCTGAAAAACATATGCTTCAATCTACCGAAATTAATTTACCAGAAAATAgtgaagaaataaatacacCCGAAGAAGGTGAATCATATAGCAGTAGCGCAAATCTTCATGAAGAAAGTAAGACGTCAGAAAACCATTTTCGTTATCATACTCATATTACATCTAAGCAATATAACATGCATGAAGAAACTCAACAGGGTGAGTCAACTGCCGAAGATGAAACTGCTGAACATATTAAAACCACTACAGAAAATGAGTTAAAGACAACTGGTATAAATCCTGAAAAAGAAAGCGAATTAACTGAGAAACAAACAATTGAATCTTCTGAAAGCTCAATGCGAAAAAGTACTGTAGGCTTTAAACAAACTACAGAAAAGGAAGTTAGTACTATTAATTCATTACCTGAAGAAAATCGTTCTTACCATCAGACAACAATGTTGGAAGAAAATACTGTAGAAATATATTCAACCGAAGAAGCTGAATCATATGGCAGTAGTGGATATCCTCATGAAGAAAGTAAGACGTTAGAAAATCATTTTCCTTATCATACTCATATTGCATCTGATGAACATAATATACATGAAGAAACTGAACAGACTGAGTCAACTGCCGAAGGTGAAACTGCTGAACATATTAAAACCATTACagaaaatgaattaaagaCAGGTAATATAAACCCTGAGAAAGAAAGCGAATTGACTGAGGAACAAAGAGTTGAATCATCTGAAAGCTCAGTGCAAAACAGTACTGCAGGATTTAATGAAAGTACTGAAACAGatgttattactattaattcattatctgAAGAAAATCATTCTTACCATCAGACAAAATTGTTGGAAGAAAATactgaagaaataaatacaacaGAAAAAGGTGAATCATATGGCAGTAGTGGAAATCCTCATGAAGAAAGTAAGACGTCAGAAAACCATTTTCCTTATCATACTCATATTGGATCTAAGGAATATAATATGCCCGAAGAAACTGAACAGGTTGAGTCAACTACCGAAgctgaattaataataagtagcATGAATCCTCAggaagaaaatcaaaaatctgaaaaacatATGCTTCAGTCTACCGAAATTAATTTACCAGAAAATACACCCGAAGAAGGTGAATCATTTAGCAGTAGTGCAAATCTTCATGAAGAAAGTAAGACGTCAGAAAACTATTTTCGTTATCATACTCATATTACATCTAAGGAACATAATATGCATGAAGAAACTCAACAGGGTGAGTCAACTGCCCAAGGTGAAACTACTGAACATATTAAAACCATTACAGAAAATAAGTTAAAGACAACTAGTAAAAATCCCGAAAAAGGAAGCGAATTGACTGAGGAACAAACAACTCAATCTTCTGAAAGCACAATGCGAAAAAGTACTGTAGGCTTTAAAGGAACTATAGAAAAGGAAGTTAGgactattaattcattatctgAAGAAAATCATTCTTACCATCAGACAAAAGTGTTGGATGAAAATactgaagaaataaatttaacagaaaaagGTGAATCATATAGCAGTAGTGGAAATCTTCATGAAGAAAATAAGAC GAACATAATATGCATGAAGAAACTGAACAGGTTGAGTCAACTTCCGGAGGTGAAACTGCTGAACATATTAAAACCATTACAGAAAATGAGTTAA
- the LOC109597435 gene encoding uncharacterized protein LOC109597435, with protein sequence MQKSTVGSKESTEREVITTNSLSEETHSYHQTKMEHNMQGETVHVESTTESEKLISNMNPQEESQLSENHKFESTKFTEINLQENTEEFNTNIGGKLISSENPPHENKISESYTNEYTKIVPTERIMKETTQQIKTITEHESKTTSVNPENESELPEEKIFESSEIEMQKSTLGFEGSTETESINTKKKSFSEYHSYDQKDILEENGEKLETTKGIESHNSNPHELSELSENHSSINTEHLESTEETELITSSMNHQNKNTEIISSESEQIETATESELETAGINSETENKLSKEKMLESSESHMQKNTKGFEGSTEGEITNTRRHSFSKNSEELKTTNEIESYSSNRNTHKQSELPEQSSFQTEVSVKEHNMPEYTKQLESTEENEFMTSGMNDQNENKLSEETMASSKINEQSEITSRTITFYTEKIFQNHPTKNYSSELNSKDNTKESETNTKRKSTTNSGNLQEGNEMSESHLYDHSKMSSTKNNFQEKTLQVTTNAEILHTNRNPQEETEVSESDLHVYTKILSTKNNFHTKVKTSESSYHIKTTKSDGQFQKEHERYHTTKVLSTKNILENTVGTNEENENKSNPYNINRNPKPENEYTAILTTTTNIQETVKEDHVKIKSKLLSTITTSREENEKLVPYYTKITSKQDNLETTVEFTKNNYGTITTTAKFSPFDDEEEENYSTDFNKNIGSTSKTTVLNEVIQHISQRPSSKVKEIITSQKSLDEFNEDIYNTEERFSGTEKLDLNDNVSPYDADAVIITTFSETEAQHKPSFESEGIPYKTTVEVLDENFSTSEATKETATEKSFQESREINENNELDITEIDDNHDEFQKTSEINQYSVSTEMVLYESKWDDHYGDLEKENEEREVEKDYNELEENIEPTGDYKEFEELDEEDNVSEGKQIETSSNNNMATKHYTKGYIEYEMDIYDELNNELETNDDHLNGHKINVNNEDELHKEYAEEFTENEELYHKSEKGENSNSSKGTTITDETMPNPEGIVMEKENEVDNEYETDIKSNKSELPDTRHQKQKENDNKEINNETEPYDIVSENTITFESKTKEENEKFLSTLNEKEEGEEEEYVSFSPNMDIFIEETETESSIKFSKKKSHTKFGDLYTKQYRPGVQNKPEHLTTSTSKATLSKEGNLLINVTEMTTHTTEIVVKETTITPTISTTTEVPVIPNELLFTEIVPESEHNRTSELFLELQTFTEGQLKPSESVSSQVMMFSGPHKTTIMKDSMIEFNLPNDEYIEGLTTRTVLYKTVYPYQEDGSNADTELIHENELLQTEQSLSQMTSVSHVNELLIKDNQRTPSTERQALSQLLDVLLTDHTVATEKGLLQKLCEANTIKMQDQLNELIKIANDEKMKTTTGEILTSNDYETTRRIFVDLPLLQNETALESATQGLIIILNGINNRIKVFNNSILEKYVPNKPLKDMHIEYVDLNEMPENKIPPRKIYAVTTTQTTTPSYDDHVESNIMEDDKVTTNCNPLGSTEKINIKNNLVVDCSKPDFEKSRECFCDMNRLKSNLDYALKTKSGVDLHNLCDHYLSLSEGSLKIGNGSVAIVRKRRSHGYNYNFTQGAQIEYDDIEDYLGEEFELDIPDGSEFILPGRDLRLACYTSNETSHRKQKTYTWTFSEHASPTVHILHQHEFILEIDDVTAKDSGNYTCIINYNDNVGTQKKFTHDVEVMEIPIYKIQLNILYKANDICSLTNEDLLYQYFPSTAGILLCGTKHKFCEVDMLRPTCFIKGDKSYFNVKMTATMRPLSTLIEDSVQCNLNCQIHVYSEMVEIVFKNAESTRNLKVNSTLHNPPLVFIPVTLPTDDNDTKLISKRPKLIISCPAGFGIESERKRICVACPKNTFSEADEAYCKPCRIGEYQPIVGSKSCIPCNSPIDDTLCLRVLYPNTEMFKVYVGIAFSIIILMAILILYFYCSNASRQLPERISKYVNKKRSQKTQDYDVEKQPLLKNVKTKPTEQNPDFK encoded by the exons ATGCAAAAAAGTACTGTGGGCTCTAAAGAAAGTACAGAAAGAGAAGTTATTACTACTAATTCATTATCTGAAGAAACTCATTCCTACCATCAAACAAAAATGGAACATAACATGCAGGGGGAGACTGTACATGTTGAGTCAACTACCGaaagtgaaaaattaataagtaatatgaATCCACAGGAAGAAAGTCAATTATCTGAAAACCATAAGTTTGAATCTACCAAATTTACCGAAATTAATTTGCAAGAAAACACGGAAGAATTCAATACAAATATAGGGGGAAAATTAATATCTAGTGAAAATCCACCACATGAAAACAAGATATCAGAAAGTTATACCAATGAATATACGAAAATTGTACCAACTGAGCGTATTATGAAAGAAACTactcaacaaattaaaactattacagAACATGAATCAAAAACCACTAGTGTAAATCCTGAGAATGAAAGCGAATTacctgaagaaaaaatatttgaatcttCTGAAATTGAGATGCAAAAAAGTACTTTAGGTTTTGAAGGTAGTACGGAAACTGAAAgtattaatactaaaaaaaaatcattttctgAATATCATTCCTATGATCAAAAAGACATTTTGGAAGAAAATGGTGAAAAATTGGAGACAACAAAAGGAATTGAATCACATAACAGTAATCCTCATGAATTAAGTGAATTGTCGGAAAACCATTCTTCTATAAATACCGAACATCTTGAATCAACTGAAGAAACTGAATTAATAACAAGTAGTATGaatcatcaaaataaaaataccgaAATTATATCAAGTGAAAGTGAACAAATCGAAACTGCTACAGAAAGTGAACTTGAAACCGCTGGTATAAATTCTGagacagaaaataaattatctaaagaaaaaatgttagAATCTTCTGAAAGTCATATGCAAAAAAATACCAAAGGCTTTGAAGGCAGTACTGAAGGTGAAATTACTAATACTAGAAGACATTCCTTTTCTAAAAATAGTGAAGAATTAAAGACAACAAACGAAATTGAATCATACAGCAGTAATAGGAATACTCATAAACAAAGTGAATTACCAGAACAGTCTTCTTTTCAAACTGAAGTTTCAGTTAAAGAACATAATATGCCGGAATATACCAAACAACTTGAATCAACTGAAGAAAATGAATTCATGACAAGTGGTATGAATgatcaaaatgaaaataagttaTCTGAAGAAACTATGGCtagtagtaaaataaatgagcAAAGTGAAATTACAAGCAGAACTATAACGTTttatacagaaaaaatatttcaaaatcatccaacaaaaaattattctagTGAATTAAATTCGAAGGACAATACAAAagaaagtgaaacaaacacgAAACGTAAATCAACAACCAATAGTGGAAATCTGCAAGAAGGAAATGAAATGTCAGAGAGTCATTTATATGATCACTCAAAAATGTCATctaccaaaaataatttccaagAAAAGACACTGCAAGTTACTACAAATGCAGAAATTTTACACACTAATAGAAATCCACAAGAAGAAACTGAAGTATCAGAAAGTGATTTACATGTCTATACTAAGATTTtgtcaactaaaaataattttcacactAAAGTCAAAACAAGTGAAAGTTCTTATCAtattaaaactacaaaaagTGATGGACAGTTTCAGAAGGAACATGAACGATATCATACTACAAAAGTCTTATCCACCAAAAATATTCTAGAAAATACAGTTGGAACtaatgaagaaaatgaaaataaaagtaatccctataatattaatagaaatccTAAACCAGAAAATGAATATACTGCAATTTTAACTACAACAACTAATATTCAAGAGACTGTGAAAGAAGATcacgtaaaaataaaaagtaaactgTTAAGTACAATTACAACATCTCGAGaagaaaatgagaaattagTTCCATATTATACGAAAATTACATCTAAACAAGATAATCTGGAAACTACTGtggaatttacaaaaaataattacggcACAATAACAACAACTGCTAAGTTTTCTCCATTTGATGATGAAGAAGAAGAGAATTACTCAActgactttaataaaaatatagggaGTACCTCTAAAACTACAGTATTAAATGAGGTCATTCAACACATTTCACAACGACCTTCAAGTAAAGTGAAAGAGATAATCACATCACAAAAATCTCTTGATGAATTTAATGAAGATATTTACAATACTGAAGAAAGGTTTTCTGGAACTGAGAAATTAGACTTAAATGATAATGTTTCTCCATATGACGCGGACGCAGTAATTATCACAACATTTTCTGAAACTGAAGCACAGCATAAGCCTAGTTTTGAAAGTGAGGGAATTCCATACAAAACAACGGTAGAAGTACTGGATGAAAACTTTTCAACGTCTGAAGCAACGAAAGAGACTGCTACTGAAAAATCGTTCCAAGAATCTagagaaattaatgaaaataacgaATTAGATATAACTGAAATTGATGACAACCACGACGAATTTCAGAAAACCTCAGAAATAAATCAGTATTCAGTATCCACTGAAATGGTACTATATGAATCGAAGTGGGATGACCATTATGGTGACTTAGAGAAGGAAAATGAGGAGAGGGAGGTTGAGAAAGATTATAACGAGttagaagaaaatattgagCCAACTGGTGACTATAAAGAGTTCGAAGAACTTGACGAAGAAGATAATGTATCTGAAGGAAAGCAAATAGAAACGTCCAGTAATAATAACATGGCGACTAAACACTATACAAAAGGATATATAGAGTATGAAATGGACATTTatgatgaattaaataatgaattagaaACAAACGATGATCACTTGAACGGgcacaaaataaatgtgaataatGAAGATGAATTACATAAGGAATACGCGGAGGAATTTACTGAAAATGAagaattatatcataaatcaGAAAAGGGAGAAAATTCTAATTCGTCTAAAGGAACTACCATAACTGATGAAACAATGCCTAATCCAGAAGGAATTGTTAtggaaaaagaaaatgaagtAGACAATGAATATGAAACagatataaaaagtaataaaagtgAGTTACCTGACACACGGCATcagaaacaaaaagaaaacgaTAATAAAGAGATTAATAATGAAACAGAACCATATGACATAGTTTCTGAAAATACTATTACGTTTGAAAGTAAAACCAAGGAGGAAAacgaaaaatttttaagtactcTTAATGAAAAAGAAGAAGGAGAAGAAGAAGAATACGTTAGTTTCTCTCCGAATATGGATATATTTATAGAAGAAACAGAAACTGaaagttcaataaaattctCTAAAAAGAAGAGTCATACAAAGTTTGGAGATTTGTATACGAAACAGTATAGACCTGGAGTGCAAAACAAACCGGAACATCTTACAACTTCAACATCTAAAGCTACTTTATCAAAAGAAGGAAATCTGTTAATTAACGTAACAGAAATGACAACGCATACTACTGAAATTGTTGTTAAGGAGACAACGATCACACCTACGATAAGTACCACAACGGAAGTACCGGTAATACCTAATGAGTTACTCTTTACTGAAATTGTGCCAGAATCGGAGCATAACAGAACTAGTGAACTATTTTTAGAACTTCAAACTTTTACAGAAGGACAACTGAAGCCATCTGAAAGTGTCTCTTCACAAGTGATGATGTTTTCAGGTCCTCACAAAACTACTATTATGAAAGACTCGATGATTGAATTTAATCTACCTAATGATGAATATATTGAAGGTCTAACGACAAGAactgtattatataaaacagtttATCCTTATCAGGAGGACGGTTCTAACGCAGACACCGAGTTAATACATGAAAATGAGTTGTTGCAGACCGAACAATCATTGTCACAAATGACATCTGTGTCACATGTTAACGAATTGTTGATTAAAGATAATCAAAGAACACCATCTACAGAACGGCAAGCACTCTCTCAGCTTTTAGATGTCCTACTGACAGATCATACCGTAGCAACAGAAAAAGGGCTTTTGCAAAAGCTTTGTGAAGCAAATACGATAAAAATGCAAGATCAAttaaacgaattaataaaaattgccaACGATGAAAAGATGAAAACAACAACCGGAGAAATCTTAACAAGTAATGATTATGAAACAACAAGACGTATATTTGTTGACTTACCTTTGCTCCAAAACGAAACCGCTCTTGAATCGGCTACTCAAGgactaattattattctcaATGGAATCAATAAcagaattaaagtttttaataactcaattttagaaaagtaTGTACCAAACAAACCTTTGAAAGATATGCATATTGAATATGTAGACCTAAATGAGATGCCTGAAAACAAAATACCTCCAAGAAAGATCTACGCTGTAACTACTACACAAACAACGACTCCTTCTTATGACGATCACGTCGAAAGTAACATAATGGAAGACGACAAGGTGACCACTAATTGCAATCCATTAGGttcaacagaaaaaattaatattaaaaacaacttgGTGGTCGACTGCAGTAAACCTGATTTCGAGAAAAGCAGGGAGTGTTTCTGTGATATGAACAgactaaaatctaatttagatTATGCACTTAAGACCAAAAGTGGAGTGGATTTACACAATTTGTGTGATCACTACTTGTCATTGTCCGAGGGAAGTCTTAAAATAGGTAACGGTTCCGTTGCTATAGTAAGAAAAAGGAGAAGTCACGgctacaattataattttacacaagGAGCTCAAATCGAGTATGACGATATTGAGGATTATTTGGGAGAGGAATTTGAATTGGATATCCctg atgGTAGTGAATTTATCCTTCCTGGGCGAGATTTGCGTTTGGCCTGTTATACTAGTAATGAGACGTCTCATAGGAAACAGAAAACGTACACATGGACATTTTCTGAACATGCATCACCTACAGTTCATATTCTTCATCaacatgaatttatattagaaattgaTGACGTTACTGCCAAGGACTCAGGAAACTATACCTGTATTATAAACTACAACGATAACGTTGGTACTCAAAAGAAATTTACTCATGATGTGGAAGTCATGGAAATacccatttataaaattcaacttAACATCCTTTATAAAGCAAACGACATTTGCTCCTTGACTAATGAGGATTTGTTGTATCAATACTTTCCAAGTACAGCAGGAATTTTACTGTGTGGTACAAAACATAAGTTTTGCGAAGTTGATATGTTAAGACCTACATGTTTTATAAAG GGCgacaaatcatattttaatgttaaaatgacAGCTACTATGAGGCCTTTATCTACTCTTATTGAAGATAGTGttcaatgtaatttaaattgtcaaattcaCGTGTATTCAGAAATGGTAGAGATCGTATTTAAAAATGCTGAAAGTACtagaaatttaaaag TGAATTCAACATTACACAATCCACCACTTGTGTTCATCCCAGTAACTTTACCAACCGACGATAATGATACTAAACTTATTTCCAAAAGACCTAAGCTTATTATTAGTTGCCCCGCTGGATTTGGAATCGAGTCTGAGAGAAAGAGAATATGTG TTGCTTGCCCCAAAAATACATTCAGTGAAGCAGACGAAGCTTATTGCAAACCCTGCCGAATTGGAGAGTATCAACCAATAGTTGGATCTAAATCTTGTATTCCTTGCAATTCCCCTATTGACGATACACTTTGTCTAAGAGTTctg taCCCTAACACAGAAATGTTTAAGGTGTATGTTGGAATTgcttttagtattattattctaatggcaattttgatattatactTTTACTGCAGCAATGCAAGTCGTCAGTTACCAGAGCGAATTAGCAAATATGTGAACAAGAAGCGGTCACAAAAGACGCAGGATTATGATGTTGAGAAACAACCTCtattgaaaaatgtcaaaactaAGCCTACAGAACAGAACCCTGATTTTAAATAg